The following proteins are co-located in the Manihot esculenta cultivar AM560-2 chromosome 9, M.esculenta_v8, whole genome shotgun sequence genome:
- the LOC110622993 gene encoding glutamate--tRNA ligase, cytoplasmic — MEIKQLSFAADSPPLSVLASSKVAAVVLPTPTITSDSSSPPTFIFSDGTKLQGTYVLLRYIGRVASLPNFYGQDAFQSSQIDEWLEYSSILSSGSEFENACTCIDSYLEKRTFLVGYCLSIADMAIWSGLAATGQRWDSLRKSKKYPNLVRWFNSIFTEYSDGLNEVTTTYVGKRGVGKPTTVKPKEQQVVNGDISEKGKVGSRTSEVDLPDAEIGKVRLRFAPEPSGFLHIGHAKAALLNQYFAHRYQGELIVRFDDTNPAKESSEFVENLLKDIETLGIKFKKVTHTSDYFDKLMEKAEELIRQGKAYIDDTPREQMQKERMDGIESKCRNNSVEENLKLWKEMMKGSERGLQCCLRGKLDMQDPNKSLRDPVYYRCNPVPHHRIGSKYNIYPTYDFACPYVDAIEGISHALRSSEYHDRNAQYHRIQEDLGVRKVHIYEFSRLNMVYTLLSKRNLRWFVENGKVDGWDDPRFPTVQGIVRRGLKVEALVQFILEQGASKNLNLMEWDKLWTINKKIIDPVCPRHTAVIEERRVLLTLTNGPENPFVRIIPRHKKHEGAGEKATTYTKRIWIEYDDAKCIAENEEVTLMDWGNARVKEIVKDESGNVTQLIGVLHLEGSVKTTKLKLTWLPETTELVNILLMEFDYLITKKKLEEGENFLDVLNPCTKRETAALGDSNMRNLKRGEILQLERKGYFRCDVPFIRPSKPVVLFAIPDGRQATSSK, encoded by the exons ATGGAGATAAAACAGCTGTCCTTTGCAGCTGATAGTCCTCCGCTTTCAGTTCTTGCCTCCTCCAAGGTTGCTGCCGTTGTTCTTCCTACGCCTACTATCACCTCCGACTCTTCTTCCCCTCCCACTTTTATCTTCTCTGATGG GACGAAACTGCAAGGTACCTACGTGCTTCTTCGCTACATTGGTCGGGTTGCTAGCCTTCCCAACTTCTATGGACAAGACGCTTTCCAATCTAGCCAG ATTGATGAGTGGCTGGAATATTCTTCTATTCTTTCATCAGGGTCTGAATTCGAGAATGCATGTACTTGTATTGATAGTTATTTGGAGAAGCGTACTTTTCTGGTTGGATATTGTTTATCAATTGCAGACATGGCGATTTGGTCAGGTCTAGCAG CAACTGGGCAGAGATGGGATAGTTTGAGGAAGTCAAAGAAATACCCAAACCTAGTACGTTGGTTCAACTCTATATTTACAGAATATAGCGATGGCTTGAATGAAGTCACAACAACATATGTTGGCAAAAGAGGCGTGGGAAAACCTACAACAGTTAAACCGAAAGAGCAACAGGTTGTTAATGGAGATATATCTGAAAAGGGAAAGGTAGGTAGCAGAACATCTGAAGTTGATCTTCCAGATGCTGAAATCGGGAAGGTGCGCCTACGATTTGCTCCAGAGCCCAGTGGTTTTCTTCACATTGGGCATGCAAAAGCAGCATTATTGAACCAATATTTTGCTCATCGTTACCAAGGTGAGCTGATTGTTCGCTTTGATGATACAAATCCAGCAAAAGAAAGCAGTGAATTTGTGGAGAATCTTCTGAAAGATATTGAGACATTGggcatcaaatttaaaaaagttacTCATACATCAGATTACTTTGATAAGTTGATGGAAAAGGCTGAAGAGTTAATCAGGCAGGGTAAAGCTTATATTGATGACACACCACGTGAGCAAATGCAGAAAGAAAGAATGGATGGAATTGAATCAAAATGTAGGAACAATAGTGTGGAGGAGAATCTAAAATTGTGGAAGGAAATGATGAAAGGATCAGAGAGGGGTTTGCAGTGCTGTCTTCGGGGGAAGTTAGACATGCAAGACCCAAACAAATCCCTTCGAGATCCTGTTTATTATCGTTGCAATCCTGTCCCTCACCATAGAATTGGGTCCAAGTACAATATATATCCAACATATGATTTTGCCTGTCCCTATGTTGATGCTATAGAAGGTATATCTCATGCTCTTCGATCAAGTGAGTACCATGATCGAAATGCTCAATATCACAGGATCCAAGAGGATTTGGGAGTTAGAAAGGTTCATATTTATGAATTTAGCCGGTTGAACATGGTTTATACACTTCTTAGTAAGCGTAATCTTCGCTGGTTTGTGGAAAATGGAAAGGTTGATGGATGGGATGATCCTCGGTTTCCAACTGTCCAAGGAATTGTGCGCAGAGGTTTGAAAGTTGAGGCATTAGTACAATTTATTCTTGAACAG GGGGCATCAAAAAATCTCAACCTCATGGAATGGGACAAACTTTGGACAATCAATAAGAAAATCATAGATCCTGTTTGTCCCAGACATACAGCAGTTATTGAAGAAAGGCGTGTCTTGTTGACCTTGACTAATGGTCCTGAGAATCCATTTGTTCGCATCATACCAAGACACAAGAAGCATGAGGGTGCTGGAGAGAAGGCCACAACCTACACAAAGAGGATATGGATCGAATATGATGATGCAAAATGCATCGCAGAAAATGAGGAAGTAACCTTAATGGATTGGGGGAATGCCAGAGTGAAGGAAATTGTGAAGGATGAGAGTGGAAATGTTACACAGTTGATTGGAGTTTTGCATCTTGAAGGATCTGTCAAGACAACAAAATTGAAGCTCACTTGGCTGCCTGAGACAACTGAATTAGTTAACATCTTGCTGATGGAGTTTGACTATCTGATAACAAAGAAGAAG ctggaagaaggagagaatttCCTTGATGTGCTTAACCCATGTACGAAGAGGGAGACTGCAGCACTAGGGGATTCTAACATGCGAAATTTGAAGCGTGGAGAGATATTGCAGTTGGAGAGGAAGGGTTACTTTAGATGTGATGTTCCTTTTATTAGACCTTCAAAGCCTGTAGTTCTGTTTGCAATTCCAGATGGCAGGCAGGCTACTTCATCAAAGTAG